In the Sphingomonas sp. LM7 genome, one interval contains:
- a CDS encoding GlsB/YeaQ/YmgE family stress response membrane protein translates to MGLIVWLVIGGVVGWLASIVMRTDAQQGIFLNIVVGIVGAFIGGLLFGGSINNGAITPMTFLVSLLGAIILLAIVNLVRRGAVR, encoded by the coding sequence ATGGGTCTTATTGTTTGGCTCGTCATTGGCGGCGTCGTCGGCTGGTTGGCGAGCATTGTCATGCGTACCGATGCCCAGCAGGGCATCTTTCTCAACATAGTGGTCGGCATTGTCGGCGCCTTTATCGGCGGCCTGTTGTTCGGCGGCTCGATCAACAACGGCGCGATCACGCCGATGACGTTCCTGGTATCGCTGCTGGGTGCGATCATCCTTCTGGCGATCGTCAATCTCGTTCGTCGCGGCGCCGTCCGCTAA
- a CDS encoding DUF1153 domain-containing protein, which produces MIENQKIRPAKVIGPLGEPLTLDTLPPPQTTRWVVRRKAEVVAAVNGGLLSVDEVCERYSLTVEEFAGWQRAIDRSGMPGLRVTRIQHYRSLYERQQKY; this is translated from the coding sequence ATGATTGAGAACCAGAAGATCCGTCCTGCGAAAGTGATCGGGCCGCTCGGCGAGCCGCTTACGCTAGACACGCTGCCCCCACCCCAGACGACCCGCTGGGTCGTGCGCCGCAAGGCCGAGGTGGTTGCCGCGGTCAATGGCGGGCTGCTGAGCGTCGACGAAGTCTGCGAGCGCTACAGCCTCACCGTAGAAGAATTCGCCGGTTGGCAGCGGGCAATCGATCGATCGGGCATGCCCGGGCTGCGCGTGACGCGCATCCAGCATTACCGTTCGCTGTACGAGCGCCAGCAAAAATATTGA
- a CDS encoding SIMPL domain-containing protein codes for MIRLALFATAAGMTLATMSASAQEARPVVMPIDGTLLDVSAEGVSTRTPDLAVIQAGVVTQNATAGDAMRQNSTRMATVLAALRRAGVAERDVQTSSIQLSPQYRYAENQPPVITGYQASNQVTVRFRDIAKSGTILDTLVREGANNISGPNLTIEKPEAALDEARTSAVATARARAELYAKAAGLRVDRILSISESGAAQPPMPIMVRAERFSAAPQADTQIAPGEQELRVALSVRFLLK; via the coding sequence ATGATTCGCCTGGCCTTGTTCGCCACTGCTGCTGGGATGACGCTCGCCACCATGTCGGCATCCGCGCAGGAAGCCCGCCCGGTGGTGATGCCGATCGACGGCACCCTGCTCGACGTGTCGGCGGAGGGAGTCAGCACGCGCACGCCCGATCTCGCGGTGATCCAGGCAGGTGTGGTCACGCAGAATGCCACCGCCGGCGATGCGATGCGCCAGAACAGCACGCGTATGGCGACGGTGCTTGCGGCGCTTCGCCGCGCAGGCGTCGCGGAGCGCGATGTCCAGACCTCGAGCATCCAGCTCAGCCCGCAATATCGCTATGCGGAGAACCAGCCGCCGGTGATCACCGGTTATCAGGCGTCGAACCAGGTGACGGTGCGCTTCCGCGACATTGCGAAGAGCGGCACGATCCTCGACACGCTGGTGCGCGAGGGCGCCAACAACATCTCGGGCCCGAACCTGACGATCGAAAAGCCCGAGGCCGCGCTCGACGAAGCCCGCACGTCGGCGGTGGCCACTGCCCGTGCGCGCGCCGAACTCTATGCCAAGGCTGCCGGACTGCGCGTCGATCGCATCCTGTCGATTTCGGAAAGCGGCGCCGCCCAGCCGCCGATGCCGATCATGGTACGCGCCGAGCGTTTCAGCGCCGCACCGCAGGCGGATACCCAGATCGCCCCGGGCGAACAGGAACTGCGTGTCGCGCTCTCGGTGCGCTTCCTGCTCAAATAA
- a CDS encoding GlsB/YeaQ/YmgE family stress response membrane protein has protein sequence MPNGILGWLLIGLVAGALGKLIMPGRDPGGIIVTILFGIMGALLAFYLTPLLGLNIHDSSWQAYAAATAGAVVLLLFYRMVMVRRI, from the coding sequence ATGCCCAACGGTATCCTCGGCTGGCTTTTGATCGGCCTCGTTGCCGGCGCGCTCGGCAAGCTCATCATGCCGGGGCGCGATCCCGGGGGGATCATCGTGACGATCCTGTTCGGCATCATGGGCGCCCTGCTCGCTTTCTATCTCACGCCGTTGCTCGGCCTGAACATCCATGACAGCAGCTGGCAGGCCTATGCCGCGGCGACCGCGGGCGCCGTCGTCCTGCTGCTGTTCTACCGGATGGTGATGGTTCGCCGGATCTGA
- a CDS encoding efflux RND transporter periplasmic adaptor subunit has protein sequence MNYEAGMFGRQERLEFTGEETRKSRKWLWIAAAAIVVVGVLAFFLMSGSKPADPKGAAAKGAPGGAGQSQIPTVTVATPGRKTVATIVTGTGSLAARREMPVGVAGEGGVVTRVLVEPGSWVGKGQVLATVDRSVQVQTADSLAASVRVAQADARLAQAELDRAQRLVANGFISKADIDRKTAARDQAQARVRVAQAQYSETQARNRRLDIRAPEAGLVLTRQVEPGQIVSAGSGVLFRMAQGGQMELRTQLSEVDLQRLRPGSMAEVTPTGTTQVFKGEVWQVSPVIDPQTRQGIARVSLKYDPALRPGGFASARIIAGGVTAVMLPQSAVQSDADGNFVYIIDDKNQAVRRGVTTGDVTEAGVAIPSGLNGTERVVLTAGAFLNPGQKVIPTVQKSK, from the coding sequence ATGAACTATGAGGCAGGGATGTTCGGACGGCAGGAGCGGCTGGAGTTCACCGGCGAGGAAACGCGCAAGAGCCGGAAGTGGCTCTGGATCGCGGCGGCCGCGATCGTGGTGGTGGGCGTGCTCGCCTTCTTCCTGATGAGCGGCTCCAAGCCCGCGGATCCCAAGGGCGCCGCCGCCAAGGGCGCTCCCGGCGGTGCGGGCCAGTCGCAGATCCCGACGGTCACCGTCGCAACGCCCGGCCGCAAGACGGTCGCGACGATCGTCACCGGCACCGGCAGCCTCGCAGCGCGCCGCGAGATGCCGGTGGGCGTCGCCGGCGAAGGCGGCGTGGTCACCCGCGTCCTCGTCGAGCCGGGCAGCTGGGTCGGCAAGGGCCAAGTGCTCGCTACCGTCGACCGCAGCGTCCAGGTGCAGACCGCGGACTCGCTCGCAGCGTCGGTGCGCGTAGCGCAGGCCGATGCGCGCCTTGCCCAGGCCGAGCTCGATCGCGCCCAGCGCCTCGTCGCGAACGGCTTCATTTCCAAGGCCGATATCGACCGCAAGACCGCGGCGCGCGATCAGGCGCAGGCGCGGGTCCGCGTCGCCCAGGCGCAATATTCCGAGACTCAGGCGCGCAACCGCCGCCTCGACATCCGTGCGCCCGAAGCGGGCTTGGTGCTGACGCGCCAGGTCGAGCCGGGCCAGATCGTCAGCGCCGGCTCGGGCGTGCTCTTCCGTATGGCGCAGGGCGGGCAAATGGAGCTGCGCACCCAGCTTTCCGAAGTCGATCTGCAACGGCTGCGCCCCGGTTCGATGGCCGAAGTAACGCCGACCGGCACGACCCAGGTTTTCAAGGGCGAAGTGTGGCAGGTCTCGCCGGTGATCGATCCGCAGACTCGCCAGGGCATCGCGCGCGTCTCGCTGAAATATGATCCGGCGCTGCGTCCTGGCGGCTTTGCCAGCGCGCGCATCATCGCCGGCGGAGTGACTGCAGTGATGCTGCCGCAATCGGCGGTGCAGAGCGACGCCGACGGCAATTTCGTGTATATCATCGACGACAAGAACCAGGCAGTCCGCCGCGGGGTAACCACCGGCGACGTCACCGAAGCGGGGGTAGCGATTCCCAGCGGTCTGAATGGCACCGAAAGAGTCGTGCTGACCGCGGGCGCGTTCCTCAATCCCGGCCAGAAGGTCATTCCGACCGTCCAGAAGTCGAAGTAA